In Calothrix sp. PCC 7507, one DNA window encodes the following:
- a CDS encoding AarF/ABC1/UbiB kinase family protein, protein MIVKTSPPNSRPIEDENRDQVYVAEVVPENGTPALVVKSPRLIAAQQRRAQSETEALRYNPVEIVAHYRNRPLQVLRRIFAVLAPTLSFAFGVWWDSKRGIVVKNDHRRAVQLKDLLTQLGPAYIKIGQALSTRPDLVPPVYLEELARLQDQLPPFPNEIAYQFIEEELGAPPSEIYAELSPEPIAAASLGQVYKGKLKTGEEVAVKVQRPDLRERITIDLYILRGIAGWAQKNYKRIRSDLVGILDELGDRIFEEMDYIHEGENAERFFQLYGHIKDIYVPKIYWEYTDRRVLTMEWINGIKLTQTAEINAQGINARYLIEVGVQCSLRQLLEHGFFHADPHPGNLLATPDGKLAYLDFGMMSEIQPPQRYGLIEAIVHVVNRDFEGLAKDYVKLDFLAPDTDLTPIIPAFASVFADAQGASVADLNIKSITDELSALMYEYPFRVPPYYALIIRSLVTLEGIAIYIDPDFKVLSEAYPYVSKRLLTDPAPALRASLRDLLFKDGKFRWNRLENLLRNARGNEDYDLNLVVNQGVDFLASERGAFIRDKLVDEFVNGLNALGKNVLHNFTYLLRERVGLTAVNETPAATVEQQQTLEHIKRISNILSETRGFDPAQFAPQIAQLLFNPGVQRLGQQITNRLVQKAVTKLIRDLLAGEEVNQSQGLNLEQPAKLSLPARL, encoded by the coding sequence ATGATCGTTAAGACATCTCCCCCCAATTCCCGACCGATCGAGGACGAAAATCGCGATCAGGTGTACGTTGCGGAAGTAGTACCAGAAAATGGTACACCAGCCTTGGTTGTTAAATCACCAAGACTGATAGCAGCCCAACAACGACGGGCACAATCCGAAACTGAAGCACTCCGCTACAATCCCGTGGAGATAGTAGCGCATTACCGCAACAGACCCTTGCAAGTTTTGCGGCGGATCTTTGCTGTTTTGGCGCCAACCCTCTCCTTTGCTTTTGGGGTGTGGTGGGACAGCAAGCGGGGAATTGTGGTGAAAAATGACCACCGTCGAGCTGTTCAGTTAAAAGATTTGTTGACGCAGTTGGGGCCAGCCTACATCAAAATTGGTCAAGCTTTGTCCACCAGACCAGATTTAGTTCCGCCAGTATACCTAGAAGAATTGGCTAGGCTACAAGACCAATTGCCGCCCTTTCCAAATGAAATTGCGTATCAGTTTATCGAAGAAGAACTAGGCGCACCGCCATCTGAGATTTATGCTGAACTCTCGCCGGAACCAATTGCAGCAGCTTCCTTGGGACAAGTTTACAAAGGCAAGCTGAAAACTGGTGAAGAGGTAGCGGTGAAAGTCCAACGCCCCGATTTACGGGAGCGGATCACCATTGATTTATACATTTTACGTGGCATTGCGGGTTGGGCACAGAAAAACTACAAACGGATTAGGAGTGATTTAGTTGGGATTTTGGATGAATTAGGCGATCGCATTTTTGAAGAAATGGACTACATCCATGAAGGTGAAAATGCCGAGCGCTTTTTTCAGTTATATGGTCACATAAAAGACATATATGTTCCCAAAATATACTGGGAATATACTGACCGTCGCGTCTTGACGATGGAATGGATTAACGGCATTAAATTAACCCAGACAGCAGAAATTAATGCTCAAGGTATCAATGCCCGTTATCTGATTGAAGTGGGTGTACAGTGTTCTTTACGACAACTATTAGAGCATGGATTTTTTCATGCTGACCCCCACCCTGGTAACTTGTTAGCCACTCCAGATGGCAAACTGGCTTATCTCGACTTTGGGATGATGAGCGAGATTCAGCCACCCCAGCGTTATGGTTTAATAGAGGCGATCGTTCACGTCGTTAACCGTGACTTTGAAGGCTTGGCAAAAGATTATGTCAAGTTAGACTTTTTAGCCCCAGACACCGACCTTACACCAATTATCCCCGCCTTTGCCAGCGTATTTGCCGATGCTCAGGGAGCCAGCGTTGCTGATTTAAACATCAAAAGCATCACTGATGAGCTATCAGCTTTAATGTATGAATATCCTTTCCGTGTTCCTCCCTACTACGCTTTAATTATTCGCTCCCTCGTCACCCTCGAAGGAATTGCTATCTATATAGATCCCGACTTTAAAGTTCTCAGCGAAGCTTATCCCTACGTTTCCAAACGCCTGTTAACTGACCCAGCACCAGCATTAAGAGCATCACTACGGGATTTGCTATTTAAAGATGGGAAATTTCGCTGGAATCGCTTAGAAAACTTATTACGCAATGCGCGTGGTAACGAAGACTACGACTTAAACTTAGTAGTTAATCAAGGCGTAGACTTTCTCGCTTCCGAACGCGGTGCTTTTATTCGCGACAAACTGGTAGATGAATTTGTTAACGGACTGAATGCTTTAGGTAAAAATGTTTTGCACAACTTCACCTATTTGCTGCGCGAACGAGTGGGATTGACAGCAGTCAACGAAACTCCAGCCGCCACAGTTGAGCAACAACAAACCTTAGAGCATATTAAACGCATCTCGAATATTCTCAGCGAAACACGTGGCTTTGATCCAGCACAGTTTGCGCCGCAAATTGCCCAGTTATTATTCAATCCTGGTGTGCAACGTTTGGGTCAGCAAATTACCAACCGCTTAGTCCAAAAAGCCGTCACCAAATTAATTCGTGATTTATTGGCGGGAGAAGAAGTTAATCAGAGTCAAGGTCTTAATTTAGAGCAGCCTGCAAAGTTATCTTTGCCTGCACGATTGTGA
- the recN gene encoding DNA repair protein RecN: protein MLLCLRIENFALIDQLELEFGVGLNVLTGETGAGKSIILDAIDAALGGKVSSRVIRTGTSRALVEATFTSSPALTAWLSEQEIDLIDENCVVISREISATASNIRSRSRVNGVLVNRQIMVGLRDRLVEITAQGQTVQVGQSSQVRDWLDLHGGDSLMQQRQAIATIFVAYQQAHLALEKRRTSERERLQQFDLLTYQVQELGGVNLNDPQELEQLQQERERLNHVVDLQQMSYKVYQALYQNDDETPTAGDLLADSEVSLNDMVEYDTQLQPLLDLVKDAQTAVMEVARQINAYGESLEADPQRLEEVEERIRELKQICRKYGPTLQEAIAYYQRIQGELAELNDGEQSIENLEQQEQAYLTKLTQACQKLTKLRRQAAISLESRLLSELKPLAMEKVQFKVEIVPTAPTATGADKITFMFSPNPGEPLQPLTAIASGGEMSRFLLALKAGFSRADAAGTMVFDEIDVGVSGRVAQAIAEKLHQLSQGHQVLCVTHQPLVAAMADRHFRVDKQIINASKGKKTNNENTDERTVVRVTNLENLTTRREELAQLAGGKSAIDAIAFAESLLLQAANHRRKEHSTEV, encoded by the coding sequence ATGTTGCTTTGTCTGCGAATTGAAAACTTTGCTCTCATCGACCAACTGGAACTGGAATTCGGCGTTGGTCTGAATGTTTTGACTGGGGAAACTGGTGCTGGAAAATCGATTATCTTGGATGCGATTGATGCGGCTTTGGGTGGTAAAGTCTCTAGTCGGGTAATTCGCACGGGGACGAGTCGGGCATTGGTGGAAGCGACTTTCACGTCTAGTCCAGCTTTAACGGCTTGGCTAAGTGAACAGGAAATCGATTTGATCGATGAGAATTGTGTAGTTATCAGCCGAGAAATCAGTGCTACTGCGAGTAATATCCGGAGTAGATCGCGAGTAAATGGGGTGTTGGTGAATCGGCAGATCATGGTGGGACTGCGCGATCGCCTGGTAGAAATTACTGCCCAAGGTCAAACTGTCCAAGTGGGACAGTCGTCTCAAGTCCGGGATTGGTTGGATCTACATGGTGGCGACTCTTTAATGCAGCAACGTCAAGCGATCGCTACTATCTTTGTTGCTTACCAGCAAGCGCATCTAGCATTAGAAAAACGCCGGACTTCAGAACGGGAACGCCTGCAACAATTCGACTTGCTGACCTATCAAGTGCAAGAATTGGGGGGAGTTAACCTGAATGATCCGCAAGAATTAGAACAGCTACAGCAAGAACGGGAACGCCTCAATCATGTGGTGGATCTGCAACAGATGAGTTACAAGGTCTATCAGGCTTTGTATCAAAATGATGATGAAACCCCAACCGCCGGGGATTTATTAGCAGATAGCGAAGTGTCATTAAATGACATGGTGGAATATGATACGCAACTGCAACCACTGTTGGACTTGGTGAAGGACGCGCAAACGGCAGTCATGGAAGTAGCCAGGCAAATCAACGCCTATGGGGAAAGTTTAGAAGCCGATCCCCAGCGTTTAGAGGAAGTAGAAGAACGGATTCGGGAATTAAAGCAAATTTGCCGCAAATATGGCCCGACACTGCAAGAAGCGATCGCCTACTATCAACGCATCCAAGGGGAATTAGCTGAACTTAACGATGGTGAACAATCTATCGAAAATTTGGAACAGCAAGAACAAGCTTATTTAACAAAACTTACCCAAGCTTGTCAGAAGTTAACTAAGTTGCGTCGCCAAGCTGCTATTAGTTTAGAATCCCGATTGCTTTCAGAACTCAAGCCTCTAGCGATGGAAAAGGTGCAATTTAAAGTAGAAATTGTGCCAACTGCACCAACCGCTACAGGTGCAGACAAAATTACCTTCATGTTTAGTCCCAACCCAGGAGAACCACTGCAACCTTTAACAGCAATTGCCTCTGGTGGTGAAATGAGCCGCTTTTTACTGGCGCTAAAAGCTGGGTTTTCTCGAGCAGATGCGGCCGGGACAATGGTATTTGATGAAATTGATGTGGGCGTTTCTGGAAGGGTAGCCCAGGCGATCGCTGAAAAATTACACCAGCTAAGTCAAGGACATCAGGTATTATGTGTCACTCACCAACCCTTAGTAGCTGCAATGGCAGACCGCCATTTCCGTGTCGATAAACAAATTATCAATGCAAGCAAGGGTAAGAAAACAAACAATGAAAACACTGATGAACGTACAGTGGTGCGAGTCACCAACCTAGAAAATTTAACCACCCGTCGGGAAGAACTAGCACAATTAGCCGGTGGTAAGTCTGCAATAGATGCGATCGCCTTTGCAGAATCACTGCTACTCCAAGCCGCCAATCATCGCCGCAAAGAACATTCAACTGAAGTTTGA